One genomic window of Eggerthella timonensis includes the following:
- a CDS encoding aldehyde ferredoxin oxidoreductase, translating into MTETVSYGWAGKFLRVDLTTGRVTTDSTEPYKQYIGGMGLANKIMYDEVPAGTDPFSPENKIVFAVGPLTASGVPLAGRTTIGTLSPITQDHLVIDAHCGGMIGARIKLAGYDAIVIEGQSATPCYIHVVDDVVEIKDASDVWGLGTRATTEKLTRREGTRACVASIGPAGENLLPYSTIMNSRNHSAGAGSGAVMGSKRCKALVVEGNGQVNVADPQAVSDLSDYMLKELIGSNNNHVVPSTQQEWAEYYDETSRWTAQKGLFWGAAEGGPIETGEPKPGELNTIGYRCMKATKDLGIEAEPYTVKMGGCHGCPIHCHADMISKGAANVTGMQTVGNTCTAMSIYRRFDSFLKTGLKDKEDILVWNLVLGSTMDDLGLWEGYGQLWYDFGWTYAEGILEEVMSPEDYAKVDWSKFYSNDPSVAVDFLRTIASNDSELSYLAHGPLVWTERWGHPEWLENEKCHNISPRGWAVHHGNDDSYQVGAVSNMLFNRDPMAHSATNFLRNGLPLELQKEIGAELWGSPDAVDGPDNFTPMNEYKARFCWWNVVTDVLHDSLTLCNWVWPMAASPVKSRGYRGDLDMEAKFYKAVTGIDATTEDLYHAAARIMTLQRANTMRGMGTNDLRREHDILCSWVYDADPDMEPFTEGTTKMERNDFQTALGMVYQEFKWDEEKGCPTAASLDYYDMPDVKAELQSLGLVD; encoded by the coding sequence ATGACAGAGACGGTATCGTACGGCTGGGCGGGGAAGTTCCTCCGCGTCGACCTGACGACCGGGAGGGTCACGACCGATTCCACCGAGCCGTACAAGCAGTACATCGGCGGGATGGGCCTTGCCAACAAGATCATGTACGACGAGGTGCCCGCCGGCACCGACCCGTTTTCCCCTGAAAACAAGATCGTCTTCGCGGTGGGGCCGCTGACGGCCTCGGGCGTGCCCCTGGCCGGGCGCACCACCATCGGGACGCTTTCGCCCATCACCCAGGACCACCTGGTCATCGATGCGCATTGCGGCGGCATGATCGGCGCCCGCATCAAGCTCGCCGGTTACGACGCGATCGTCATCGAGGGGCAGAGCGCCACCCCGTGCTACATCCACGTCGTCGACGACGTGGTGGAGATCAAGGACGCGTCCGACGTGTGGGGGCTCGGCACGCGGGCCACCACCGAGAAGCTCACGCGCCGCGAGGGCACGCGCGCCTGCGTGGCGTCCATCGGGCCGGCCGGCGAGAACCTGCTTCCCTATTCGACGATCATGAACTCGCGCAACCACTCCGCAGGCGCGGGATCGGGCGCGGTCATGGGGTCGAAGCGCTGCAAGGCGCTGGTGGTGGAGGGCAACGGCCAGGTGAACGTTGCCGACCCCCAAGCGGTTTCGGATCTGAGCGACTACATGCTGAAAGAGCTGATCGGGTCCAACAACAACCACGTGGTTCCCTCCACGCAGCAGGAATGGGCCGAGTACTACGACGAGACGTCGCGCTGGACCGCGCAGAAGGGGCTGTTCTGGGGTGCGGCCGAGGGCGGTCCCATCGAGACGGGCGAGCCGAAGCCCGGCGAGCTGAACACCATCGGCTATCGCTGCATGAAGGCGACGAAGGACCTCGGCATCGAGGCCGAGCCGTACACGGTGAAGATGGGCGGCTGCCACGGGTGCCCCATCCACTGCCACGCCGACATGATATCCAAGGGGGCGGCCAACGTCACGGGCATGCAGACGGTGGGCAACACGTGCACGGCGATGTCGATCTACCGCCGGTTCGACTCGTTCTTGAAGACGGGGTTGAAGGACAAGGAAGACATCCTGGTATGGAACCTCGTCTTGGGATCGACGATGGACGACCTCGGCTTGTGGGAGGGCTACGGCCAGCTGTGGTACGACTTCGGGTGGACATATGCCGAGGGCATCCTGGAGGAGGTCATGTCCCCCGAGGACTACGCGAAGGTGGATTGGTCGAAGTTCTACAGCAACGATCCGTCGGTTGCGGTCGACTTCCTGCGCACCATCGCGTCGAACGACTCCGAGCTGTCCTATTTGGCGCACGGCCCCCTCGTCTGGACCGAGCGTTGGGGTCATCCCGAGTGGCTCGAGAACGAGAAATGCCACAACATCAGCCCGCGCGGCTGGGCCGTCCATCATGGCAACGACGACTCCTATCAGGTGGGCGCCGTGTCGAACATGCTGTTCAACCGCGATCCGATGGCCCACTCGGCCACCAACTTCCTGCGCAACGGGTTGCCCTTGGAGCTGCAGAAGGAGATCGGCGCGGAGCTATGGGGCAGCCCCGACGCGGTCGACGGCCCCGACAACTTCACGCCGATGAACGAGTACAAGGCGCGGTTCTGCTGGTGGAACGTGGTGACCGACGTGCTGCACGACAGCCTGACCCTGTGCAACTGGGTATGGCCGATGGCGGCGAGCCCGGTCAAGTCGCGCGGGTACCGCGGGGACCTCGACATGGAGGCCAAGTTCTACAAGGCGGTCACCGGCATCGACGCGACCACGGAGGACCTGTACCACGCCGCCGCGCGCATCATGACGCTGCAGCGCGCGAACACGATGCGGGGCATGGGGACGAACGACCTGCGTCGCGAGCACGACATCCTGTGCTCGTGGGTGTACGACGCCGACCCCGACATGGAGCCGTTCACCGAGGGCACGACGAAGATGGAGCGCAACGATTTCCAGACGGCGCTCGGCATGGTGTACCAGGAGTTCAAGTGGGATGAGGAGAAGGGCTGCCCCACGGCCGCGTCGCTCGATTACTACGACATGCCCGACGTGAAGGCGGAGCTGCAATCGCTCGGGCTGGTCGACTAG
- a CDS encoding helix-turn-helix transcriptional regulator yields MKTSSAETKEAPSRAVARSYLALVPCILGLAFARVSFSVLTPFNFSGTLQPQAHRLIDITIPTTLVFGGDAQTIVYDVFHVLRLGLFALCLIYLAFRSDHLQKRIVKRIAYACTALSLAASAALLVSTLLGHPSETLALAASMVGALAITGLLFFWLRCARHLNIRATMAYVFLAYFLSKGLLYVLPSLGAAAEYAASFALAGMQLYLIAIVRTGRSSLNRLATDVAQEPVDHAGDRADEKKSPNWYVIGNTATLLLFSVILSLLRLNFENESLSSLFSPTNMALGVLFSFVFMTCLFGSIWKAPFAATTVCWLMVFVLASTIMFLNLATTGLGAHIDLLTMVLDDFNRILRWFIIIRFMHLGKRDPYFYALLINIAYLLPLWLASFVPVFAMETDIVAGVLLVGGVALFAVQSIQSTIQARRDLALAQRQHDDELRLFEKRVLQSVGPDDPSEGGAEASMRRDAIVMGAQFMLSKREVEVLTLYALGHTQAHISEELSVASTTVRTHIRNIYQKTDLHSRQDILNYMAEYVRK; encoded by the coding sequence GTGAAAACCTCATCGGCCGAAACCAAGGAGGCGCCCAGCCGCGCCGTCGCGCGCAGCTACCTGGCGCTCGTGCCCTGCATCCTGGGCCTGGCGTTCGCGCGCGTCTCGTTCTCGGTGCTCACGCCCTTCAACTTTTCGGGAACCCTGCAGCCCCAGGCGCACCGCCTCATCGACATCACCATCCCCACGACGCTCGTCTTCGGCGGGGACGCCCAAACCATCGTGTACGACGTGTTCCACGTGCTGCGCCTGGGGCTATTCGCCCTCTGCCTGATCTACCTGGCCTTCCGAAGCGACCACCTGCAAAAACGGATCGTGAAGCGCATCGCGTACGCGTGCACGGCGCTCAGCCTCGCCGCAAGCGCCGCGCTCCTCGTCTCGACGCTGCTCGGACACCCGAGCGAAACGCTCGCCCTCGCCGCCTCGATGGTGGGCGCCCTCGCCATCACCGGGCTGCTGTTCTTCTGGCTCCGCTGCGCACGCCATCTCAACATCCGCGCGACCATGGCCTACGTGTTCCTCGCCTACTTCCTGTCCAAAGGGCTGCTCTACGTGCTGCCCTCGCTGGGCGCGGCGGCCGAATACGCCGCGTCGTTCGCGCTGGCCGGCATGCAGCTGTACCTCATCGCGATCGTCCGGACCGGCCGGTCGTCCCTGAACAGGCTCGCGACCGATGTCGCGCAGGAACCGGTCGACCATGCCGGCGATCGCGCCGACGAGAAGAAGTCGCCGAACTGGTACGTCATCGGGAACACCGCGACCCTGCTGCTGTTCTCCGTCATCCTGAGCCTGCTGCGCCTCAACTTCGAGAACGAATCCCTCTCCTCCCTGTTCTCGCCCACGAACATGGCGCTGGGCGTCCTGTTCTCCTTCGTCTTCATGACTTGCCTGTTCGGCTCCATCTGGAAGGCGCCATTCGCGGCCACCACCGTGTGCTGGCTCATGGTGTTCGTCCTGGCCAGCACCATCATGTTCCTCAACCTGGCCACCACCGGCCTCGGCGCGCACATCGACCTGCTCACCATGGTGCTGGACGACTTCAACCGAATCCTGCGCTGGTTCATCATCATCCGTTTCATGCACCTGGGCAAACGGGACCCGTATTTCTATGCGCTCCTCATCAACATCGCCTACCTCCTGCCCCTGTGGCTCGCCTCGTTCGTCCCCGTGTTCGCCATGGAAACCGACATCGTCGCGGGCGTCTTGCTCGTGGGCGGCGTGGCTCTCTTCGCCGTGCAGAGCATCCAGTCCACCATCCAGGCGCGGCGCGATCTCGCCCTCGCCCAACGGCAGCACGACGACGAGCTGAGGCTGTTCGAGAAGCGCGTGCTGCAAAGCGTCGGGCCGGACGATCCGTCGGAAGGCGGCGCGGAGGCCTCGATGCGACGCGACGCGATCGTGATGGGCGCCCAGTTCATGCTGTCGAAGCGCGAGGTCGAGGTGCTCACGCTGTACGCGCTCGGCCACACGCAGGCCCACATATCCGAAGAGCTCAGCGTGGCCAGCACCACCGTGCGCACGCACATCCGCAACATCTACCAGAAAACCGACCTCCACTCGCGCCAGGACATCCTCAACTACATGGCCGAGTACGTGCGCAAGTAA
- a CDS encoding Txe/YoeB family addiction module toxin codes for MDDSIVIKPQTISKGRLWTALIAILLGQFVVAIDLTVLNIALPELTRDLSPTSDQLLWTVDVYSLVLAGFLVATSSLSDRFGRKKMLLGGFLIFGIGSVLVVFINDASQLIAIRAFLGIGGAMIMPITISMIRSIFTDSKERAIAVAAWSAISAIGMAAGPLIGGFLLEHFNWHSAFLVNVPLVGIAFLLGIFAMPEVRLKNPGRFDLVGSILALAGMAALLWGIKHLAAELAFDVVGVAAALGGLALMVVFVVRCLKSPNPIVDLSLFKSKTFSAGVIATMACTFALAVLLYMLAQWLQLVNGDGTLESGIHLIPMSVATLISSLGAAALAMRYQARHVVAGGLVLAAGAMLMLFFFRDDLTLAPVIISTCLVGLGTGSLAIGASLIMAETPVEKASSAGSLQEISYDLGNVLGVAILGSLASIIYRSELGTGALRAMGLDGQAINAAKQSFAATTEIGNAYGLPELLKRGAEAFNESLVVTCIVGGIVILVSAIVVRKLIPKGLKITEDDDAQAPSKERALPVPSEVLPPAAGAPRKEHVALENTRFAAMMDDMGMSMVNVPLDTPTLEQLEAMCKNLGIDVSTAFLIFAKKAVEEGQLPLGLPVEVAYSAEDLARIDSNVAALDEGRGVMHESNDKIRVWAPEAWEDYRAWRSQDDTVRQRIKTLIESIEEDGADVGLGEPRPVKRGDSSLWARRIADDHLLVYRIEGGDVQVIACRSHPDTPEQSS; via the coding sequence ATGGATGACTCTATCGTAATCAAACCACAGACGATCTCGAAAGGTCGCCTGTGGACAGCTCTCATCGCGATCTTGCTGGGGCAGTTCGTGGTCGCCATCGACCTGACCGTCCTCAACATCGCGCTGCCCGAGCTGACCCGGGATCTCAGTCCCACATCGGATCAGCTTCTCTGGACGGTCGACGTCTACTCGCTCGTGCTGGCAGGATTCCTCGTTGCCACGAGCTCGCTCTCGGACCGGTTCGGCAGAAAGAAGATGCTCCTCGGAGGATTCCTCATCTTCGGCATCGGCTCCGTCCTGGTCGTATTCATCAACGACGCAAGCCAGCTCATCGCCATCCGCGCCTTCCTGGGCATCGGCGGAGCGATGATCATGCCCATAACCATATCTATGATCCGGAGCATCTTCACGGATTCGAAGGAACGCGCGATAGCCGTTGCCGCGTGGTCGGCCATCAGCGCTATCGGCATGGCAGCCGGCCCGCTCATCGGTGGATTTTTGCTTGAGCATTTCAACTGGCACTCGGCGTTCCTCGTGAACGTGCCCCTCGTCGGTATCGCCTTCCTGCTCGGCATCTTCGCCATGCCCGAAGTGCGTCTCAAGAATCCCGGACGCTTCGATCTTGTGGGCTCGATCCTCGCCCTTGCCGGTATGGCGGCGCTTCTGTGGGGCATCAAGCACCTCGCAGCCGAGCTGGCTTTCGATGTCGTGGGCGTGGCGGCTGCGCTCGGCGGTCTGGCCCTCATGGTGGTGTTCGTCGTCAGGTGCCTGAAGTCCCCAAACCCCATCGTCGATTTATCCCTGTTCAAAAGCAAGACGTTCTCAGCCGGCGTCATCGCCACCATGGCATGCACGTTCGCCCTGGCCGTGCTCCTGTACATGCTCGCCCAATGGCTGCAGCTGGTCAACGGCGACGGTACGCTTGAATCGGGCATCCACCTCATTCCCATGTCCGTGGCCACCTTGATCTCGAGCCTGGGAGCGGCGGCCCTCGCGATGCGCTACCAGGCGCGGCACGTGGTCGCCGGCGGCTTGGTGCTGGCCGCAGGCGCCATGCTCATGCTGTTCTTCTTCCGCGACGACCTCACCCTCGCCCCCGTCATCATCTCAACCTGCCTGGTAGGATTGGGAACGGGCTCGCTGGCCATCGGCGCATCGCTCATCATGGCCGAAACGCCGGTGGAGAAGGCATCGAGCGCAGGCAGTCTCCAGGAAATCTCTTACGATCTGGGCAACGTGCTGGGCGTTGCGATTCTGGGAAGCCTCGCCTCCATCATCTACCGCTCCGAACTCGGCACCGGCGCCCTGCGCGCCATGGGCTTGGACGGACAGGCCATCAACGCGGCTAAGCAGTCGTTCGCCGCGACGACGGAGATCGGCAACGCGTACGGGCTGCCCGAGCTGCTCAAGCGCGGCGCTGAGGCGTTCAACGAGTCCCTCGTCGTGACCTGCATCGTGGGCGGCATCGTCATCCTGGTGTCGGCCATCGTCGTGCGGAAGCTCATCCCCAAGGGGTTGAAGATCACCGAGGACGATGACGCGCAAGCCCCTTCGAAGGAACGCGCGCTCCCCGTACCGAGCGAAGTCCTTCCGCCTGCCGCAGGCGCTCCCCGCAAGGAGCATGTGGCTCTCGAGAACACGCGATTTGCCGCCATGATGGACGACATGGGCATGAGCATGGTCAACGTCCCCCTCGACACCCCAACGCTGGAGCAGCTGGAGGCGATGTGCAAGAACCTGGGCATCGACGTTTCCACGGCGTTCCTCATCTTCGCCAAAAAAGCGGTCGAGGAAGGCCAGCTTCCGCTCGGGCTGCCCGTCGAAGTGGCGTACAGCGCCGAAGACCTCGCCCGCATCGATAGCAATGTGGCGGCCCTCGACGAAGGCCGGGGAGTCATGCACGAATCGAACGACAAGATCAGGGTATGGGCCCCCGAAGCTTGGGAGGACTACCGCGCTTGGAGGAGCCAGGACGACACCGTCCGCCAGCGCATCAAGACGCTGATCGAGAGCATCGAGGAAGATGGTGCGGACGTGGGGCTCGGCGAGCCACGGCCCGTGAAGCGGGGGGATTCGTCGCTCTGGGCGCGGCGCATCGCCGACGATCACCTGCTGGTGTACCGCATCGAAGGAGGCGACGTGCAGGTCATCGCCTGCAGAAGTCACCCAGACACGCCCGAGCAATCCTCGTAG